The following are from one region of the Papaver somniferum cultivar HN1 unplaced genomic scaffold, ASM357369v1 unplaced-scaffold_132, whole genome shotgun sequence genome:
- the LOC113332849 gene encoding uncharacterized protein LOC113332849: MKMKLMKIEIKQQQNDPAGSHNSGNVVDEEFYEIAITGDEVASDSETESTTSLSNDASAHANSCLYPNVRNSLGSMNVKCKDCGALHFMDERLTKSSPKNPLFGSCCLEGRIRLPNLKEPPQQLKELYEGTHRLARLFQRYMPRYNSCNAFTSLGCTLKPRELKGKGPLVFTIHGELRHQTSTLLPENGDRATYSQLYIYDPSDVVSKRMKDNPMLDKEVPSTEKDVYVSLQCKSDKDKRRYNLPTIDEVSVILPGDGTIKSGVRDIVLHLKGSRYLERINECHPAYLPLHYVLLFPYDELSWEPDMVRWNVELKKPTKVRLSQKDYYGYRLFPRVGEYSTILRGGMLLQEFLVDAWAATEQNRLEWMKHGQLKLHAQNYKKVYKMASSNQNPAETGLPLILPSSFTCGPRYMDEIYHDSMAITRYNHHPDIFLTMTANPNWEEIRGSLFQHQQPYERPDILARVFEMKRKALMDEIQQNKAFETTVTHVYTIEFQKRGLPHMHALIFLDTADKIHTPEKVDNIVCAEFPDEVDDPLLFETIQKCMVHGPCGSRKPDA, from the exons atgaagatgaaactgatgaAGATTGAAATTAAGCAACAACAGAAT GATCCCGCTGGCAGCCATAACTCGGGTAACGTCGTCGACGAGGAATTTTATGAGAT TGCCATTACCGGTGATGAAGTTGCGTCTGACAGCGAAACAGAAAGTACAACTTCTTTATCCAACGACGCTAGCGCACATGCAAACTCATGTTTGTATCCTAACGTGCGAAATTCTCTTGGAAGTATGAATGTAAAATGTAAAGATTGTGGAGCTTTGCACTTCATGGACGAGAGACTCACCAAATCTTCCCCCAAGAACCCACTGTTTGGATCCTGCTGTTTGGAGGGAAGAATAAGACTACCCAACCTGAAAGAACCACCTCAACAGCTGAAAGAGTTGTACGAAGGAACCCACAGACTAGCAAGATTGTTCCAGAGATATATGCCAAG ATACAACTCTTGCAATGCTTTCACGAGTCTTGGGTGCACACTGAAACCTAGAGAACTGAAGGGGAAAGGCCCACTAGTGTTTACAATTCACGGAGAGCTCCGTCACCAAACAAGCACCCTTTTACCTGAAAATGGCGATCGAGCAACATACTCTCAGCTGTACATTTATGATCCATCAGACGTTGTATCTAAACGTATGAAAGACAACCCAATGCTAGATAAGGAG GTTCCGTCGACGGAGAAGGATGTCTATGTTTCCCTACAGTGCAAGAGCGACAAGGATAAGAGGCGCTATAACCTTCCAACCATAGATGAGGTATCCGTTATTCTACCAGGAGATGGGACTATAAAATCAGGAGTACGTGACATTGTGCTGCATCTGAAAGGAAGTCGCTATCTAGAAAGAATTAATGAATGCCATCCGGCTTACTTGCCTCTGCATTATGTCCTTTTATTCCCATACGACGAGTTGAGTTGGGAGCCAGACATGGTTCGTTGGAATGTTGAACTCAAAAAACCAACAAAAGTACGATTAAGCCAAAAGGATTATTATGGCTATAGACTGTTTCCAAGGGTGggtgaatattcaacaattctgAGAGGCGGAATGCTTTTACAGGAATTTCTGGTGGACGCATGGGCAGCAACCGAACAGAATCGTCTTGAATGGATGAAACATGGTCAACTAAAATTGCATGCTCAGAAttacaaaaaagtctacaagatgGCCTCATCCAACCAAAACCCTGCTGAAACAGGACTACCATTGATCTTGCCATCTTCATTCACATGTGGCCCCCGATATATGGACGAGATATACCATGATTCCATGGCAATCACCAGGTACAACCATCACCCAGATATTTTTCTAACTATGACAGCGAACCCCAATTGGGAAGAAATAAGGGGTTCTTTGTTCCAGCACCAGCAGCCATACGAAAGGCCTGATATACTAGCTAGAGTGTTTGAGATGAAGCGTAAGGCACTAAtggatgagatacaacaaaataagGCATTCGAGACAACGGTGACACATGTATACACAATCGAGTTTCAGAAGAGAGGGTTGCCCCACATGCACGCGTTGATTTTCTTAGACACGGCTGATAAGATCCACACGCCAGAGAAGGTGGATAATATAGTATGCGCAGAATTCCCGGATGAGGTAGATGATCCTCTTCTCTTTGAGACCATCCAAAAATGTATGGTGCATGGACCGTGTGGTTCAAGGAAACCAGATGCATGA
- the LOC113332850 gene encoding ATP-dependent DNA helicase PIF4-like — translation MPKYSGQWSQIIGNRLIWENHQLQFDVSETTVSSNIEKLNAEQKRAFEMIIDSVETNAGKTFFLNGSAGTGKTFVYNTVAAKCRLKGNIVLTVASCGVAALLLSGGRTSHSTFKILLNPAEDSKWRGNFVETPN, via the coding sequence ATGCCGAAATATTCTGGACAGTGGAGCCAAATCATTGGAAACCGACTGATATGGGAGAACCATCAACTGCAATTCGATGTCAGTGAAACGACTGTTTCTTCTAATATTGAGAAATTGAACGCCGAACAAAAAAGGGCATTCGAAATGATAATAGATTCCGTGGAAACCAATGCTGGGAAAACTTTCTTTTTGAATGGAAGTGCAGGAACAGGCAAAACGTTTGTATACAACACTGTGGCGGCAAAATGTCGACTAAAAGGTAACATTGTTTTGACAGTGGCATCTTGCGGTGTAGCAGCACTGCTCCTAAGTGGTGGACGTACCTCTCATTCTACTTTCAAGATACTGTTGAATCCTGCTGAGGATTCGAAATGGAGGGGGAACTTTGTAGAAACACCAAATTGA